The Panicum virgatum strain AP13 chromosome 3N, P.virgatum_v5, whole genome shotgun sequence genome includes the window AGCCGGATCTACGGCTGCGTCGACGCGAGCGACCCGAGGCCGGTCGTGCCGCTCGCCAGCGGCGACCCGACGCCGTTCGCGTGCTTCCGCACGGCGCCCGCGGCTGAGGaggccgtcaccgccgccgtggcctccggCAAGCACAACGGGTACCCCTCCGCCACCGGCGTCACCGAGGCGTGCAGGTACGCAAAACcaactcgccggcgccgcctctgcGGCGTAGCCGTACGTCGTCGTGGACAGATGTAGTGAACATTTCAAATACTGATGTTGTCTAGGCAAATGAATCTACAGAAGCAGGACATATATGATAGTAGGTATATATTGATATTTTCAAAAGTTATATtctccattccaaattgtaggtcgcaAATTTATATGCATAATTTTTGTCATGTATCTAGACGTAACttttatctagatgcatagtaaaatctatgtatctagatttattaaaatgatctataatttgaaatggaggaagTAGACGAGATCAACTACTCTGGGACCACCCATCGTCTTACATGGACTTCTTGATTGGGTCCCTCAGTCGCAGACCCTTGCACATGATCCCTCGGCATGAACACTCGATTGCCCTTCAAAGCTCGTCATCAACCATCATATTGCATCTAACACTTGCACATCACAAGTCAAGAGACACAACACACAAGACATATTTTACACACACAACATAACACTACCGGTTATCCATAGCATAATCAAGcatatatgaaatatgaaataaTTCGAAAAAAGGCTCAAATTTTCTAGTCAATCACTCATGACAACTATAGATCACGGTACCTCTTAACAAGTTGTTCttaacatgttttttttttggaaatatgTTCAGTGCAGTGGCTACCTACCTGTCCCGGTACCTCCCCTACGAGCTCTCCACAGGTGACGTTGTCCTCACCGCTGGCTGCAACCACGGCATCGAGATCATGATGGCCGTCCTTGCCACGCCAGGCGCTAATGTGCTGCTGCCGCGGCCAGGGTACCCATTGTATGAAGCACGCGCCGCGTTGAGCGGACTCAAGTTCCTGCACTATGATCTTCTCCCAGAGAAGGGATGGGAAGTTGACATTCAAGGTGTAAAGGCCCTTGCGAATGAGAACACCGTCGCCATGGTTATCGTCAACCCCAATAACCCTTCTGGAGCCGTGTACTCCTCTCATCACTTGGCCAAGGTTAGTGAGTGCCTAATGCATTTTTGACTTCAtagtattattttataatgttCTTATAGTTTGGTATTAAAAATATGAGCTCTTTTACAGTGATTGTAAAGTACCAACGGgtactttcaggtacttttACCTTAAACTTGTTTCTAGCCGTTGATCTAtgaaaagtatttataaaagtaaattaaattagtattcggtccCACTTTTAGGTACTTGGTCCCATATTTTGGAAGTACTAGGTACTTTATCCTAGGTATTTCCTATTTTTACCACTGTAGGATTTTATCAGATGGATGATTCCTATTTTttatcattgtaaaatttctctaaAAACAAACTATATTGTTGTTACTAGTGTTCGAACACTAGAGAGATGAATGACTTCCCAATTAAAATAGAACTATATCAAGGCTCAGCTTTGAGTCCTTATCTATTTGCCATGGTGATGAATGACAGGCCTGTCCTGGGCGCACGTGTGATTAGACCGGCAGCACAGGGTCTCAAATTTTATCTCTATATTACTTTCTTTACTAGGGTGCTTGTGTTTAGGTAGACAATGGAACAACTAAACATTTCCAACGAAATCTCTATACTAATCTGTTCCCCCCCCCTTTCAGACTATATTCTTTTATTTTCTAGTGAAAAGATAACATactatattattttattttctagtGAAAGTTACTTGTGTTCTCCTAATCCTCTTCCTCCAACTAATCCACGACTTCACAAAAAAGAGACAATGTAGCACTAAATTTAAAGAGGCGGAGAGGGGGCCCCAGCCTTTAAAAGGCTTAAAATGTTGCCGCTTGCTAGAGTCGAACTCACGACCTCATATGGAGGCAGCACTACAAACCTGCCTCCCATGACCAGCCGAGCGGACAAACCTCCTTATAAGTTGTTGATAATTTGCTTTTAGACTGGCCTAACTTATTGCAATGCAATCCATTCCAATAAGGTTTACATTTTACTATTTTGGGTCTCAAATTTTATCTCTATATTACTTTCTTTACTAGGGTGCTTGTGTTTAGGTAGACAATGGAACAACTAAACATTTCCAACGAAATCTCTATACTAATCTGTCCCCCCCCCCTTCAGACGTACTATATTCTTTTATTTTCTAGTGAAAGTTAACATactatattattttattttctagtGAAAGTTACTTGTGTTCTCCTAATCCTCTTCCTCCAACTAATCCACGACTTCACAAAAAGAGACAATGTAGCACTAAATTTAAAGAGGCGGAGAGGGGGCCCCAGCCTTTAAAAGGCTTAAAATGTTGCCGCTTGCTAGAGTCGAACTCACGACCTCATATGGAGGCAGCACTACAAACCTGCCTCCCATGACCAGCCGAGCGGACAAACCTCCTTATAAGTTGTTGATAATTTGCTTTTAGACTGGCCTAACTTATTGCAATGCAATCCATTCCAATAAGGTTTACATTTTACTATTTTAGTAAAAAGAAGGTCCTCAAAGATTTATCTATTAGTCGATGAAAATGGTTCTTTTGAGATGATCcttaaataatattttaaagACATGTTTgataaaaacaaaagaaagacatGTTTATTAGAAGAAATATGTGTGTATCACTATAACATCTTTTAGCTAAGTTGATGGCACCAGACTCCTAAGATGTCCAGGACGACCTTGATGGATGAAGTCACAACACAAGGGACGTACAAGGAAATATTCCTTGGTGAATGCTAGCTTTTTGGGGACAATGTAGTGCTAGTTGATTAAATTACATAGCAAACTAGAGGTGTGCGCAGGAGACTAGCTTCCAAAAAATCTAGACTCAGCAGAACTAAAACTGAATTTCGGCTCTACTACATATGAGAAGCGAGGTGTTAGTTTGGAAGGTCAAGTAGTGCTAAGGAAGGATACCATTCGACATTTGTGAATTGTGATCAATGTTATAGACAGACAAGGATATTGATATGAAGATGTTAGACATAGAATTAATAGAGCCCGGTGGATGAAGTGGGGCCAATGCAAGCATGCGACGTTCTGTGTGATAAGAGGGTACTACAGAAAGTAAAAGGCAAATTTATAGAACAGCAATGACAATTAGACCTGCCGTATTGTATGGTGTAGAATGTTGGTATATATGGCCCACAAAATGACGATATGTTCAGCAGATTAGTGTTGCTGAAATGCATATGTTGCGTTGGATATTTGTCGTACAAGAAGAGATCAAGTGCAGAACAATAATATACATGAAAGGCTAGGGGAAGCACCGATTGAAGAAAAGCTCATCCAACACTGGCTAGGATGGTTTAGACTTATCCAATGAAGAACTCCAGATACCAGAGGCACCAATGCGTAGTGGAATCCTAATAAGGCACGACAGTAATGTCAAGAGAGGCATGGGGAGGCCAAAATTGACATAGAAGGAGACAATAAAAGGAGACTTGAATTGTTGGTATATATCCAAGAGTTATCCTTGAATAGGAGTGCATCGAAAACAGCTATTGAGGTACCTGGACCTTGTTGATTGCTAGCTAGCAGTGCCGTCTCCAGGAAGGCCCCGGTTCCCTGAGCCAGCTCGGGTTCGAGCCGCAACACAACTTTTAAGATAAAAATAAGGGGATGTCTCTTCCCTGGTCGAATCTTTTTATGGATTGACCGATTGAGGAAACAAACTTCTTGTTTTATAAACCAAAGAGAAATACATGGATAGTTATCGGACTATAGAACAAATAAAATATTCAAGCCATTGTTAATTAATCTAACCACTAATTAAACCAACATTTGagatattttcattttttaatcTTTGAAAAGGAGGAGCAACGAGCCATTGTTGATTAATCTAACTACTAATTAAACCAACATTTgagatatttttatttttttaatctttGAAAAGGAGCAACGACATTAACTTCTTACACCATGATTCGAGTATTTTATTATATACTATCAATCGATTTTTACCAAAGCACCAATCAATTGGACGACTGATCTTCAAAATGCCGGAGTACCTGACGGATGTACAGGCCTATGCCTATACTTGGATACGAAACGGCCACCTCGCACACCCTTTTCGACAGGCCTGCTAGCTAGTTCCTGTTGGGCTTCAACTCTAGCCTATCCAACTTGATTGGGACTGAAATGCTTTGTTGTAGTTTGGTATTAAGACGGCCTATTCATATATTAGTTTTTACTTGCTCTGGATATATTATTGATCAGCATTAATATCGTCCATTTCATTTTTCAGTTGCGAACTTAAGTTCTCTCTAGATTGCAGAGACTGCGCGAGAGCTCGGGATAATGGTAATCAGTGATGAAGTTTATGAACATTTTGTTTTTGGAAACAAGCCATTTGTGCCGATGGGCGTGTTTGGAGAGATTGCTCCTGTGGTGACGCTGGGAGGCATATCCAAACGGTGGATGGTGCCTGGTTGGAAGCTGGGCTGGATTGCAATGACCGACCCAAAGGGAATCCTCAGAAAAAAGAAGGTATCATATCCCATGGTCTAGTCAATTGTAGTCTTGTATGAGCTTTCTTGTTGCACTTTACTTATTCCATGTATCTGCTTATTTCTAAAGAGCTCGTTTCTCCAATTTATAGATTTTTGCTTCGATCATAGTCTATCGTGGTATCTCAGTAGACCCTGCAGCAATTGTTCAGGTTAGCGCCGAGAAATCTTGTAAAGACCACTCATTTGGAGCAGGACACATTGATTAGTATAGTTGCTATTAAGACCCCCAAAAAAATTATGAGCAGGGAGCTATACCCCAAATCATTGCAAACACGGACGAAACATTCTTCACAAATGCAATGAACGTGATGAGAGAGACAGCGGAGATATGCTACCAGAAACTGAAAGGAATCAAGGGCGTCACTTGTCCTCACAAACCAGAGGGATCTATGTTTGTTATGGTTAGTGTAAATTAAACCATTGACATTTTTCCCCGGAGTTCGGTATGAGCATTTGTAGTTTGATATGGCTACAGGTAAAGTTGGACATGTCATGTT containing:
- the LOC120666035 gene encoding nicotianamine aminotransferase 1-like isoform X1, which encodes MDSCDGEVAWRFGAAKPELAAADGEIRMRALVSRIYGCVDASDPRPVVPLASGDPTPFACFRTAPAAEEAVTAAVASGKHNGYPSATGVTEACSAVATYLSRYLPYELSTGDVVLTAGCNHGIEIMMAVLATPGANVLLPRPGYPLYEARAALSGLKFLHYDLLPEKGWEVDIQGVKALANENTVAMVIVNPNNPSGAVYSSHHLAKIAETARELGIMVISDEVYEHFVFGNKPFVPMGVFGEIAPVVTLGGISKRWMVPGWKLGWIAMTDPKGILRKKKIFASIIVYRGISVDPAAIVQGAIPQIIANTDETFFTNAMNVMRETAEICYQKLKGIKGVTCPHKPEGSMFVMVKLDMSCFCGIDDDIEFCCKLAKEESVVISPGSGLEMKNWLRISIAVDPPLLEDGLERVKSFCLRHVKPIIMNQAS
- the LOC120666035 gene encoding nicotianamine aminotransferase 1-like isoform X2 — encoded protein: MDSCDGEVAWRFGAAKPELAAADGEIRMRALVSRIYGCVDASDPRPVVPLASGDPTPFACFRTAPAAEEAVTAAVASGKHNGYPSATGVTEACSAVATYLSRYLPYELSTGYPLYEARAALSGLKFLHYDLLPEKGWEVDIQGVKALANENTVAMVIVNPNNPSGAVYSSHHLAKIAETARELGIMVISDEVYEHFVFGNKPFVPMGVFGEIAPVVTLGGISKRWMVPGWKLGWIAMTDPKGILRKKKIFASIIVYRGISVDPAAIVQGAIPQIIANTDETFFTNAMNVMRETAEICYQKLKGIKGVTCPHKPEGSMFVMVKLDMSCFCGIDDDIEFCCKLAKEESVVISPGSGLEMKNWLRISIAVDPPLLEDGLERVKSFCLRHVKPIIMNQAS